The Toxorhynchites rutilus septentrionalis strain SRP chromosome 1, ASM2978413v1, whole genome shotgun sequence genome contains the following window.
AATGCTTCAGTCGTCTTCCAACTCTTATCAACCCGTCCTCGGATATGTATAGGTTGTACCATCGAAGCGGAGATTTTCGGGGAACCATTTCCCCTTTAGACAATGAAATCCATTCTAGATGAAAACATTCCTGTTGCACCCTTGATAATAGCAGCCTTTctgcctctttcaactcgattgCGGAAAGAAATCTCGTGTCCTTACGAGTATTTATTGGTTCACGAAGCAGTTTCATCAACCTCAGCCAATAAGCTGTACACCGGATTAATGCAATGAACGATCCAAACTTCCCAAAATACCAATCGTTGAATTCCATCATTCCAGAGGCAATGTTGATTACTACTGTACGACGCTTCTCTTCCTCACCTTCTTCAACCGTAGAATTCTCTGGAAATGTTGGCCAATAATCGGGGCCCTTCTCCAACCAAGCTGGTCCATGCCACCAAACCTTGTTCCCAATGATGTCCTCAGGAGATATACCCCTGGAAATGAGGTCCGCAGGATTCTCAGCTCCTGACACGTGTCTCCACTGACAGCCAACTGATATCGTTTGGATTTTCGAAACCCTGTTAGCGACAAAAACATTCCAAGTGGATGGGGAAACTGCTATCCAATGAAGGACACACGTCGAATCCGTCCAGAAAAACGTTTGCGCTGCTACTCTCGTCGAATCACGAATCTTCTCGAACAGTAAAACCGCAAGAAGTGCCCCACAAAGCTCTAATCTCGGGATGGATTGGGTTTTCATCGGAGCTATCCTTGATTTGGACGACAGTAATCTGACCCTAATAGTTCAACTCGAATCCATGCTCTTTATGTAGACACATGCTCCATATGCCTTCTCGGACGCATCTGAGAAACAATGTATCTCGACGAGGATCGCATCGGGTATGATCACGCAGCGTTCAATGCGTATTTCGTTCAATAGCGGTAGTTGTCGGTGATAACATCGCCAGGTCTCACCCACCGTCGAAGGGACTGGGTGATCCCAGTTCAAATTTTCGTCGTTCTCATCCTTTAACATCCACAATAATTGCATTATAATCTTGGCTCTGGTTATGACAGCACCCAAGAGACCAAGAGGATCGAAAAGCGTGGCAATGACTAATAGAATTTTTCGCTTGGAAAGTCCTGTGCTGGTGTCCAGTATCGGAATGTTGAACTGGAACCTGAAAGTGTCGGTGTTCGTCATCCATGTTAGGCCAAGTGTCTTCACTGACGGATCTGGGTCCAAGTTGATACCCTCCACGTCTCGAATCGCTAAGGCATCTTCTGCGATTCCCTCCAAAACCATCGGATGATTTGACGCCCACTTCCGGAGGTGAAAGCCACCGGAATTCATCATATTGTCGAGTTGAATCCTCAGCTCGATTGCTGACATTACTTCATCTGTACCGGTGATGATGTCGTCCATGTATACATCCTCGCACACCGCCCTTGCTGCTAATGGAAAACGACTGCCATCATCCATGGCTAACTGCTTGAGAGTACGAGTAGCGAGAAATGGTGCTGGCTTAGTACCGTACGTTACTGTGCCCAACTCGTAGGTCTCCGGCTCATCGTCGGGAGAAAAACGCCACAAAATAGATTGCAGGGATTTATCCTTTGGACAGACGTTGATTTGCCGGAACATCTTTTCCACATCGGCAACGAGCATGATCTGTTTCGTGCGGCACCGAATGATGATCGATCGTAGGTCTTCTTGGATCACTGGCCCCACCAGCAATCCATCATTCAACGATACTCCGGTTGAGGTTTTACACGAAGCATCGAAGACCACCCGTAGTTTTGTGGTAGTACTGGCTTCCTTGACTACCGGGTGATGAGGCAAATAACACCGTTGAACCTCACCAGAAACTTTTTCAACCTTAAGCATATGACCGAGTCGAAGATATTCCTGCATGAAAGCCAAATACTGATCCCGTAAGTTGGAATCGCGTGATAATCTTCTTTCCGTTCCCTGAAGTCGACGTAGTGCGATTTCCTCGGATTTCCCTAGTCTGCTCAGAACGCCATCGTCCTTGGGAAAAGCCACTGTATATCGACCGTCCATTTCACGCTTTACCGTTCGATTAAAATGTTCCTCACATTGAACTTCCTCCGGTGAATAATGATTTGTTGATCCAATCTCTTCACATTCCCAAAATCTAGCAATCAAGGATTCCAAACTTCCCGAAGCGGATATGTTGCAGTTGACCTGAATGGATTGACTTGGTACCGACAAGCCTCCACATACTACCCAGCCGAAGACTGACTCATTCAATGCTGGCAGTCTCTCACCCAACGAAATCACTCCACCAGTTCCAAAAAATTCGAAGAAAGCTTCTATACCCAAAACGATATCCACACCCTTGGATTGGAAGAATGCAGGATCGGCCAGTTCAATGCCCTTTGGAATCGACCACCCCTTTGTATTCACCGTCAAGGTCGGAAGATTCACCGTGACTTTCGACAAAACTAGGAAATCCATGTCTCGGCAGTATTCAGAAACTCGTGACTGTACCATCGCTCGAATTCGGTGTTTGACTTGAGTCGCTGCTTGTCCTATTCCAAGAACCGATATGTCCACGCTTTCTCGGTTGACATTCATCCGCTGACTCAACCGTTCGGAAACAAAATTACTTTTGGACCCTGAGTCCAATAATGCTCGGGCGGGGAACCTCTGACCGCTATCATCCACCAATATGACAACAGCCGTAGCCAGTAACACCTGGGATGAGTACTGCTGCGCAGAACAAACCGCTTTAGTTGACACGTTTGCTGTTTGTGTTGAACTTGATGCCGATGACCTCGTTTCCTTGCTATGCTGCTGATGGTTGCCCCTTGCGACCACCGTAACTTTCGTGGAACCTTCTCTATCGATCTTGAAGCAGACCAACGTATGATGCCGACCCTTGCAAGTCCGACAGGAAAACCTTGATTTGCAATCCTTCGCCTGATGTCCTACCCTGAAGCAATTGCGGCAGAGCGAATGGGTTCTCAATAATGCGTCTCTTTCCGCTACCTCTTGACGTTGAAACACTGGACACTGATATAACGGATGATCTCCTTTACATGCCACACAACGTGCTTCGGAACCTTGCACGATGCTGTAACTTGCCTTTGTAGACGCCGGTCTTAGTTTCGAATACTGTTGTGGTCCTCTGGAATCCACCGATTTACTGGGAAGAGATTCGAGTACTTGAACACGCCGCCGAATGAAATCCGTTAAATCAGACAGCGTGTCTTGTTCCTTAGTCGATGAGAATTCCTCCCAGCCCCTACGTGTTACTGGGTCGAGTCGTGCTGTGAGTATATCAACCAGCAATAGATCTTTGTAGTCCTCTGGTTCTACCACTTGATCCAAATTTTTCACGACCCTCTCGAATCCCTCTAGTAGTGTGTGAAGTTCGCTGACCGATTCCCTAGTCAATGTTGGAAGAAGAAACAGTGCTTGAACTTGACGCTTCCGCAACTGTTTACTATTGTCAAACCGCTTCAACAACATTTCCCAGGCGATCTGATAGTTGGCCGTCGTAATTTTCAGCGGGTCTATCAGGCTCTTCGGTTCCCCCTGAAGACATCCCTTGAGGTAGTGGAACTTTTCCACTGCTGGCAACTCAGTTTTATAATGGATGAGCGAAGTGAAGAGGTCACGGAAACTCAGCCACTCATCTATATCCCCATTGAACGACGGTAGACTTATTTGAGGAAGACGCACACGATCAGCACCAAAACCAACTGAGTCGTTTGTTCGGACGGACTGCTCTAGTACCAATGGACCCTGCAACCTTTTGGATTTGTCTACGAGGAATGATTTGGCTCGATAATATCTATCACTGAACTCCTGTCGTTCCTTATCGTATGATTCCTCATCCGCGAGATAATCCTCATGTGCCCTAATCTCAACTAAAGTGTCACAAAACTTCTCCCACAGTTCATCAATTTTCTCTAAACGGATGTCAACATCCGTAACCGTTGACGTTTCCTCATAGTCCTCCACAAAACGCCAGATGTCGTTGAAGGAAGCCTGGACATCGTTCAACCTCGCTATGAGCAGCTTCAGCGAAGGAGCCTTCTTGGCAGCGGGTATCATTGGCGGCATGTTGATCTCACGTTATCGGTACCGTTAGTGAAAAGGGATGAAATGTGTTGGTAGTAATCGATCGAAGTCCTAGCTCCGCTAGGCATATACCAGTGTAGTTTACCTTAATATGACAAAATAATTATGGTATGCAACAGCGCAACGTTGAATCCTTGATCGTCACAAGAAATAATGATCTTCACGCTCCGACAGGACCAAGGGTTGGGAGAAGAAGAGAGGTATGCTATGTAGTTTTCCGTAAACTAACTTCGGCGGACATATACCGTTCCAACTCACCCTCAGAAACAGTAGTCGCACCAATTCCAAACGATAAGTTGATTATGCTCAACAGCAGTGAATAATCAACAGCCAAATACCAATATTCTCGCAGGGATCAGTGTGTAGGAATGAGTCGAAGAggatatatttatttaaaatgGTGTATTAATCTTGCCTAGCTTCGGCACATATACTGCTCTATGCACTCACCCAGGCAAAATATTAGCTGCACTTCCTCTTCTTATCTCATATGTCGTATTATGCTACTGTCCTCCTCGAATATGACGTTGTGGGTGGTAGTGGTGTCGATGTTTTCTTGTTATGCTCCTCTCTAACAGCAGGTATCCGGAGTCGATCAATCTTCGGTGTATCGGCTCgtacaatttaattttccaaagGTGACAGCCCTCGTCAGCGCGCTCCAATTCCGTAGAATGTAATTTTGGCGGGTCCACAGTACCGAGAATAACTCCGTGTTAGTACCAAATAGTAGAATCCTTCCAATTAAGCCGTATTCCAACGGGCGGTGGGTGGACGAACACTCGTATTGGGTgtgcgataaatcacacaattcaattaattaaatttcACGCACTCGACATTCAGCACGAAACaacatatattttcttttacaggactatttacatttatttttacagcatatacaaatttgaattttagacGAACTACACTCAACGACTATTCTACGGTACTATACATCTATTCTTCTACTCTACAATCTATCTCTCCTTTCTTCCTTTTTTATCCACTTGACGAAAGCCAACACAAAACACCACACACATTTACGGCACTCACTGCCGTTCTCGATCGAGCGCACTCTCGTTGTTGTATTGCTGTTGTTTCCATATCGTTGTAGCTCTTATGTTTTCTGTTGTTCTCTGAGCGGTTATGGTTTCATCAATCCAGGGATGTAGTGTTGGGTGGATGATAACTCTCCAacaatatgtttgaagaattacatcattaaactctttgataatgatatggtgactctgaaaagggccgtcttgtttgattgttggatattgtttgttcactccaccagtgtttaccgagtgatgatgacagaaggatggtaaacagtcgttagatggtgcgtatcagataagataccaaagtggaacgagatatgatgaaaaccgccctctgtgatcctagacgagatgcctcccgtgatatgtatggatgaaataaagaagaaaaacatTAACCAATCTAATATAAGatgattaccaataccgaacacaattataattttttctcatcagtaaaacttGTCATTTTAATatacagaaaacatatttgaaatgggaaagataattttctttctgagtgtttattcaacccattttatttggactaacaacacctaatactatatgtagagcaaatgagaaatcactatttcttcacttttttaatttttatcgcCGTTTAAACTTTTTGTGAACTTGAATACAACATAACAGACAGCTTGAATACAAcataacagacagcttaaaccaaacgagccgttctcgagcgggagcacaccttggtttttatttatgaaaattgaaataaatcgtttcatatagtCAAGCCAACACAACTgctatcatatacaattttacacttacatttgtgctaaattattcatatgaaatttcacgaagcaaccaacattaaagttccaaattgaaattttatttgctagaattaatcgtatcatgcaccttacttgcaatacagtttctgttagggaacacatttcggtaggaacaaaagctcccctacattaatgtatttgcaattgcGATTTCttctaggcagcttggttttgatgtctctgtagaGGAACgcttttcggtaggaacaaaagctcccctactttcatgtatttgcaatgccgatttctcccaggcagcttggtttcgatgtctctgttagggacccgccgcaagAATCGTTAATTTCGACcattcagaagtgggtatttccgttaggataggggttgagatttttcaattgttcgttagttagtttcattacatatattattttcttcaatacaaaAACTTGTTATTTAACactgaaatcgattgacgcaaaaatttcatcaatccatcatgaaatgactgagcaataagcgtttgaaatcggacaattttcacgatgtactatTTGTACCCcagtatgttcccgaaagacgtaatcctacttcAAAATCAGATAGACTTTAACACAAAAAACGCGAAATTCTCTGGCTTTATTGTATCGATgttcattagagtgccaataaaaatggataGTTTTCCATGGCAATTAACATTTTTAAGAAAGTAAGAAGGTTACTTTTTCCCATAAATCCGTTGGCACTCTTATGTTCATAAATGTACGTAAAAATCCTTATTGACAATTTCATTCGacactttcattttcatttgacgatgTGATAACTTCGCTTCAGTGTTGAGAGTGGAACAAATGAACGTGACACGAAACAAGATAGAGCCTGCATGTGTTTGTAGCAAATTGAAAGGCGATAGGCTGATTGAAGCGCAAT
Protein-coding sequences here:
- the LOC129761322 gene encoding uncharacterized protein LOC129761322 — encoded protein: MPPMIPAAKKAPSLKLLIARLNDVQASFNDIWRFVEDYEETSTVTDVDIRLEKIDELWEKFCDTLVEIRAHEDYLADEESYDKERQEFSDRYYRAKSFLVDKSKRLQGPLVLEQSVRTNDSVGFGADRVRLPQISLPSFNGDIDEWLSFRDLFTSLIHYKTELPAVEKFHYLKGCLQGEPKSLIDPLKITTANYQIAWEMLLKRFDNSKQLRKRQVQALFLLPTLTRESVSELHTLLEGFERVVKNLDQVVEPEDYKDLLLVDILTARLDPVTRRGWEEFSSTKEQDTLSDLTDFIRRRVQVLESLPSKSVDSRGPQQYSKLRPASTKASYSIVQGSEARCVACKGDHPLYQCPVFQRQEVAERDALLRTHSLCRNCFRVGHQAKDCKSRFSCRTCKGRHHTLVCFKIDREGSTKVTVVARGNHQQHSKETRSSASSSTQTANVSTKAVCSAQQYSSQVLLATAVVILVDDSGQRFPARALLDSGSKSNFVSERLSQRMNVNRESVDISVLGIGQAATQVKHRIRAMVQSRVSEYCRDMDFLVLSKVTVNLPTLTVNTKGWSIPKGIELADPAFFQSKGVDIVLGIEAFFEFFGTGGVISLGERLPALNESVFGWVVCGGLSVPSQSIQVNCNISASGSLESLIARFWECEEIGSTNHYSPEEVQCEEHFNRTVKREMDGRYTVAFPKDDGVLSRLGKSEEIALRRLQGTERRLSRDSNLRDQYLAFMQEYLRLGHMLKVEKVSGEVQRCYLPHHPVVKEASTTTKLRVVFDASCKTSTGVSLNDGLLVGPVIQEDLRSIIIRCRTKQIMLVADVEKMFRQINVCPKDKSLQSILWRFSPDDEPETYELGTVTYGTKPAPFLATRTLKQLAMDDGSRFPLAARAVCEDVYMDDIITGTDEVMSAIELRIQLDNMMNSGGFHLRKWASNHPMVLEGIAEDALAIRDVEGINLDPDPSVKTLGLTWMTNTDTFRFQFNIPILDTSTGLSKRKILLVIATLFDPLGLLGAVITRAKIIMQLLWMLKDENDENLNWDHPVPSTVGETWRCYHRQLPLLNEIRIERCVIIPDAILVEIHCFSDASEKAYGACVYIKSMDSS